Proteins from a single region of Lampris incognitus isolate fLamInc1 chromosome 16, fLamInc1.hap2, whole genome shotgun sequence:
- the marcksl1a gene encoding MARCKS-related protein 1-A has protein sequence MGAQLSKGGVAVEVKAAADPAAAKANGQENGHVKTNGDVSAKPDGEAAAADGNGTAEPAKEGETGAGDAIEPAPAAEGEAAKAEGEAAKDAKKKKKFSLKNSFKFKGISLKKSKKNSEEAKEEATSPSAEDKPEENGHAAKDTKEETPAAEAKEEEAAAPEGETKAAEEAPPTEAPPAEEAAAPAEVTTPAASEGEAKAE, from the exons ATGGGAGCCCAGTTGTCCAAGGGTGGAGTAGCTGTGGAGGTGAAAGCCGCCGCTGACCCTGCCGCTGCCAAAGCGAACGGCCAG GAAAACGGACATGTTAAAACCAATGGCGACGTTTCAGCTAAGCCCGATGGTGAAGCAGCTGCTGCTGACGGAAACGGAACAGCCGAACCAGCCAAGGAGGGCGAGACAGGTGCCGGGGACGCCATCGAGCCTGCTCCTGCAGCTGAGGGCGAGGCAGCCAAAGCGGAGGGTGAGGCAGCCAAGGATGccaagaagaaaaagaagttCTCCCTGAAGAACTCCTTTAAGTTCAAGGGCATCTCCCTGAAGAAGAGCAAGAAGAACAGcgaggaggccaaagaggaggccacCTCCCCCTCAGCGGAGGACAAGCCCGAGGAGAACGGTCACGCAGCCAAGGACACCAAAGAGGAGACGCCGGCCGCGGAGGCCAAGGAGGAAGAGGCTGCAGCCCCCGAGGGCGAGACAAAGGCAGCTGAGGAGGCCCCACCCACAGAGGCACCCCCTGCCGAGGAGGCCGCGGCCCCCGCCGAGGTCACGACACCTGCGGCCTCTGAGGGCGAGGCCAAGGCAGAGTGA